In a genomic window of Flavobacterium lipolyticum:
- a CDS encoding outer membrane beta-barrel family protein yields MQTKFILLLSFMSISFISAQNISYNGIIVEINKEKSTEFTISLINTKNSAVKFSEVALNNSFHFTNIPIGKYYRCLSYENINQCDSIYLTENIFNDTIKILKDEKLAEVVVTSKKKLIENKQGILTINVQNSPVMSSGNAFEMLAKLPGISFNMSSDTFRLKGKSGVQIQIDDNTLYLTESELIQYLKTISAQDVSLLEINSLPSSKYDASGHGGIVNIKTKKNKREGFFVGATMTSTQGQYYKQEQNIKFQFNTKKNKYFVQYSKNNITDFEKADTKRLFASNETRQYTFAKIISKTNAINSQFEHQFKKSNLLLNSTFSFYDENIIQNTHLDFYSRNSYIDSTLISKQISHNKLKDYSIGVNYTLNYDKSTFIIKSNYSSYKIRNISDLSSYSLPSNFNHGNLLNKSPNNINFIVNQLDYEHKIDSNSVIQSGAKAIFQNIDNENLFFDIKDTIEKEQLNKEKSNDYRYKEWILGGYAQYKKTIKKIDFILGSRVESNFSEGINSKNSYTLSHNKTNFFPFFSISYNHSQTNNFNVSYSKRITRPTFNNLMPFNYYVDPNTILVGNPNLKPSISHQFELQYILKQNYVFAIDYSINKNEIFQTPLQNNEILSTILTPLNIKNGNSLSFSNNSTFDLFKWWNLNFNIVMFYDTIKSSDDFLSINSYNWSNQFTTTNLFTFPNNFNLEIVNEYISPFIQGPYKTNYLFSLNSSISKTFLSKRLKASITANDILGTYKLKSTSIILDQYSFIFQKFDTKWIRFSITYKLTKGIKKQIIEADSINEEIKSRTK; encoded by the coding sequence ATGCAAACTAAATTTATACTGCTTTTATCTTTTATGAGTATCTCTTTTATTAGTGCGCAAAATATTTCTTACAATGGTATTATTGTCGAAATAAATAAAGAGAAAAGTACTGAATTCACAATCTCACTTATTAACACAAAAAATTCTGCGGTTAAATTTTCTGAAGTAGCTCTAAATAATTCTTTTCATTTTACGAATATACCTATTGGCAAGTATTATAGATGTCTATCATACGAAAACATAAATCAATGTGACAGTATTTACCTTACAGAAAATATTTTTAACGATACTATAAAAATTTTAAAAGACGAGAAGTTAGCTGAAGTAGTAGTTACTTCCAAGAAAAAACTTATCGAAAACAAACAAGGCATATTAACAATAAATGTTCAAAATAGCCCCGTAATGTCAAGTGGCAATGCATTTGAAATGTTAGCAAAATTACCTGGGATAAGTTTTAATATGTCTTCTGATACATTTCGACTAAAAGGGAAAAGTGGTGTACAAATTCAGATTGATGACAATACTCTATATCTGACAGAGAGTGAATTGATTCAATATCTTAAAACCATCTCGGCCCAAGATGTAAGCCTGTTAGAAATCAACTCTTTACCTTCATCTAAATATGACGCATCTGGTCACGGCGGAATAGTAAATATAAAAACTAAAAAAAACAAAAGAGAAGGTTTTTTTGTTGGAGCTACTATGACATCTACTCAAGGACAATATTATAAGCAAGAACAGAATATTAAGTTTCAATTTAACACAAAAAAAAACAAATATTTTGTACAGTATAGTAAAAACAATATAACAGATTTTGAGAAAGCAGATACAAAGAGACTATTCGCAAGTAATGAAACCCGACAATATACTTTTGCAAAAATCATATCTAAAACCAATGCGATAAATTCTCAATTTGAACATCAATTTAAGAAATCAAATTTATTACTGAACTCAACCTTTTCATTTTATGACGAGAATATAATACAAAACACTCATCTAGATTTTTATTCCAGAAATTCCTATATCGATTCAACATTAATCTCAAAACAAATAAGCCATAATAAATTAAAAGATTACAGTATTGGGGTTAATTATACTTTAAATTACGATAAATCTACATTTATTATAAAATCAAATTATTCAAGTTATAAAATACGTAATATATCGGATCTTTCTTCCTATTCTCTTCCATCAAATTTTAATCATGGTAATCTTTTAAATAAATCGCCTAACAACATTAATTTTATTGTAAATCAATTGGATTATGAACATAAAATAGACTCAAACTCTGTAATTCAGTCTGGAGCGAAAGCGATATTTCAAAATATTGATAATGAAAATTTATTTTTTGATATAAAAGACACCATTGAAAAAGAGCAATTGAATAAAGAAAAGTCTAATGATTATAGATATAAAGAATGGATCTTGGGAGGATATGCTCAATATAAGAAAACAATTAAAAAGATTGATTTTATCCTAGGTTCTAGAGTAGAGTCTAATTTTTCCGAAGGAATCAATAGTAAAAACAGCTATACGTTAAGTCATAATAAAACTAATTTCTTTCCTTTTTTTAGTATCTCATATAATCATTCGCAAACTAATAATTTTAATGTGTCCTATAGCAAAAGAATAACCAGACCTACTTTTAATAATCTAATGCCATTTAATTATTATGTGGATCCAAATACAATACTAGTTGGAAATCCTAATTTAAAACCCTCCATTTCACACCAGTTTGAGCTACAATACATACTAAAGCAGAATTATGTTTTTGCAATTGACTATTCCATTAATAAAAATGAAATTTTCCAAACGCCTCTTCAAAACAATGAGATCTTATCTACAATTTTAACACCACTCAATATTAAAAACGGCAATTCTTTATCTTTTAGCAATAACTCGACATTTGATTTATTTAAATGGTGGAATCTAAATTTTAACATTGTTATGTTCTATGATACCATTAAATCTTCAGACGATTTTTTAAGCATTAATTCTTACAACTGGTCAAACCAATTTACCACTACTAATTTATTTACTTTTCCTAACAACTTTAATCTAGAAATAGTAAACGAATACATTTCTCCTTTTATTCAAGGCCCCTACAAAACAAATTATCTGTTTTCTTTAAATTCAAGTATAAGTAAAACCTTTTTAAGTAAAAGACTTAAGGCCTCTATTACTGCAAATGATATTTTAGGAACATATAAACTTAAAAGTACTTCAATAATTCTGGATCAATACTCATTTATTTTTCAAAAATTTGACACGAAATGGATTAGGTTCAGTATAACGTATAAACTTACAAAGGGAATAAAAAAACAGATAATTGAGGCAGATAGCATCAATGAAGAAATCAAATCCAGGACAAAATAA
- a CDS encoding TonB-dependent receptor domain-containing protein, translating to MRSLVTLSSCFLFFCSITSKAQSKPTNQDKVLNQSDELKEVVIKSQPSLLKHGANGSVEVLVANTLLSTSSSVTELLGRVPNVIAADGQISVLGKGEAIIYLNGILINYERFAAIPVSQILKIEVVSNPSSKYDAEGKAVINIITKKNIENGIMGTASQQITVSEFAGTSTNTLLDFNYTKGKFSFITNYGLQLGKGRELLYTTRTRSNTDEYLQSKLTTDWQRQFNNYSNFGFGLQYTISDKQYITLGYSGNVADLGGAVKSRNAITNNSSNSLYSTNISKNDVLLNQFINLNYNVVTDDQGSSLFVATQYSNYNGNVDDFIDENGLVDSFLTEKYLKNIVENTTNITSLQSDFTKKIDEDTTLEMGAKFSRAAINSKTNFLVSKVKESDFEVDTGLSSDFKYDEEIGAAYFSYLSSLSEKFSYSLGARGEWTNYDLRTNANGNQEFKKSYANFFPNVLLNVNVLDELKVHASYVSRITRPRYQSLNPFVIYQDPFTTIEGNPNLLPEKIHAFEIGAFYRKFDFKIGYTHRIDPISGAALRGEKPNSYILRSINFDRENTFFTSLSRSFKNKIWSSVNTVSVSYSKAVDHKYSYEFGAVKPQLYLYSNNTFTIPNLFKIQLLAWYLGDRSYGLGHDDDRSTVTIGIERNFFDDALKLNFTANDIFHKFRTSGNYNVGQTEIYYHRTYTTNYFRLVATYTFGNSKKQAFKKLKTEEVENNRAR from the coding sequence ATGAGATCCCTTGTTACCCTTTCTTCCTGTTTTTTATTTTTCTGTTCTATAACCTCAAAAGCACAATCTAAACCAACAAATCAGGATAAGGTTTTAAATCAGAGTGATGAGTTAAAGGAAGTGGTTATAAAAAGTCAGCCGTCATTGTTAAAACATGGAGCAAACGGAAGTGTTGAGGTTTTGGTTGCAAATACATTACTTTCCACCAGTAGTTCTGTTACTGAATTATTAGGCAGAGTTCCAAATGTTATTGCAGCTGATGGACAAATTAGCGTGCTTGGAAAAGGTGAAGCAATTATTTATCTCAATGGAATTTTGATTAACTACGAACGATTTGCTGCAATTCCGGTTTCGCAAATTCTGAAGATTGAAGTTGTTTCCAATCCTTCCTCAAAATACGATGCCGAAGGAAAAGCAGTGATCAATATTATTACCAAAAAGAATATTGAAAACGGAATAATGGGAACAGCAAGTCAGCAGATTACCGTTTCTGAATTTGCCGGAACCAGCACCAATACACTGCTCGATTTTAATTATACAAAAGGCAAGTTCTCTTTTATAACCAATTACGGATTGCAATTAGGAAAAGGAAGGGAATTATTATATACCACAAGAACAAGATCCAATACCGACGAGTATCTGCAATCAAAATTGACTACAGATTGGCAAAGACAATTTAATAATTACTCGAATTTTGGATTTGGATTGCAATATACCATCTCGGACAAACAGTACATTACGTTGGGGTATAGCGGAAATGTCGCAGATTTAGGAGGAGCGGTTAAAAGTCGTAATGCCATAACAAATAACAGTAGCAATAGCCTTTACAGTACCAACATTTCTAAAAATGATGTGTTGTTAAATCAGTTCATTAATTTAAATTATAATGTGGTAACAGATGATCAGGGTTCATCATTATTTGTGGCTACCCAATATTCTAATTATAATGGGAATGTTGATGATTTCATTGATGAAAATGGTCTGGTCGATAGCTTTCTGACTGAAAAATATTTAAAGAACATTGTAGAAAACACTACAAATATTACAAGCCTACAGTCAGATTTTACTAAAAAGATAGATGAAGATACAACATTAGAAATGGGGGCTAAATTTAGCCGCGCTGCGATCAATTCTAAAACGAATTTTTTGGTATCGAAAGTAAAAGAAAGTGATTTTGAAGTGGACACGGGGCTTTCAAGTGATTTTAAATACGACGAAGAAATTGGTGCAGCTTATTTTAGTTACCTGTCATCATTAAGTGAAAAGTTTAGTTATTCGCTTGGTGCCCGAGGCGAGTGGACCAATTACGATTTGCGTACCAATGCTAACGGAAATCAGGAATTTAAAAAAAGTTATGCGAATTTTTTTCCAAACGTTCTGTTGAATGTGAATGTTTTGGATGAATTAAAGGTGCATGCGTCTTATGTTTCCAGAATAACAAGACCACGATATCAGTCTTTAAATCCATTTGTCATTTACCAGGATCCTTTTACGACCATAGAAGGAAATCCTAATTTGTTGCCGGAAAAAATTCATGCTTTTGAAATTGGTGCATTCTACAGAAAATTCGATTTTAAAATAGGATATACACATAGAATAGATCCTATATCCGGAGCTGCTTTGCGAGGAGAGAAGCCGAACAGTTATATCTTAAGATCGATAAATTTTGATAGAGAAAATACTTTTTTTACCTCTCTTTCAAGATCGTTCAAAAATAAAATTTGGAGTTCTGTAAATACGGTAAGTGTCAGTTATAGCAAAGCGGTTGATCATAAATATTCATATGAATTTGGTGCTGTAAAACCACAGTTGTATTTGTATTCGAACAATACGTTTACAATCCCCAATCTGTTCAAAATACAGCTGCTTGCCTGGTATTTGGGAGACAGAAGTTACGGATTGGGTCATGATGATGATCGGTCGACAGTAACTATTGGAATTGAAAGAAACTTTTTTGATGATGCTTTAAAACTAAATTTTACAGCCAATGACATCTTTCACAAATTTAGAACTTCCGGAAATTATAATGTAGGACAAACCGAAATCTATTATCACAGAACCTATACAACAAACTATTTCAGACTGGTTGCGACCTATACTTTTGGAAATTCAAAAAAACAAGCGTTTAAGAAATTAAAAACAGAAGAAGTGGAGAATAACAGAGCAAGATAA
- a CDS encoding helix-turn-helix domain-containing protein → MDSSKELLFFFSALGAFNGIILSIYFFFFTKKRFLTNYFLGGLLFALSIRIAKSVFVYFNPTLPKMYLQIGLTACFFIGPCLYFFLKSAVDEINVMPKSWKLILLFWAILSILVGVIFPYEYYPKLWSFRFIRIIYLQWFIYIVASGFTIKAILKKILSRKEKTSPSETWFGMLFLGIFLLFVFYFLALIGAPAAIYISGAVVFSFILYLVVSILLYRKRTDDLFLLNVTKGAVKKIDTEEAEALSQKLETIMNEKTLYKNPNLSLQDLAKEVNITSHQLSQFLNNNLGKNFTSFVNEFRIREAREIIISNDKLTLEAIGYDVGFNSKSTFFATFKKYTGKTPSYYQSADFRSSNQV, encoded by the coding sequence ATGGATTCCAGTAAAGAACTTTTATTCTTTTTTAGTGCATTAGGAGCTTTTAACGGAATTATCTTAAGCATCTATTTCTTCTTTTTTACTAAAAAAAGATTTCTTACAAACTATTTTTTGGGAGGCCTTTTGTTTGCTTTAAGTATACGAATCGCAAAATCAGTATTTGTTTATTTTAATCCAACTTTACCCAAAATGTATTTGCAGATTGGGCTGACAGCTTGCTTTTTCATAGGTCCTTGTTTGTACTTTTTTTTAAAATCGGCTGTAGATGAAATAAATGTAATGCCAAAATCATGGAAACTCATACTTCTATTTTGGGCGATCCTCAGTATTTTGGTTGGTGTTATTTTTCCTTATGAATATTATCCGAAACTCTGGAGTTTTCGTTTTATCAGAATTATTTATCTGCAATGGTTTATTTATATTGTTGCTTCAGGGTTTACTATTAAAGCAATTCTGAAAAAAATCTTGAGCAGAAAAGAGAAAACCTCTCCATCTGAAACGTGGTTTGGGATGCTCTTTTTAGGGATCTTTTTACTTTTCGTTTTTTATTTTCTTGCTTTAATTGGAGCACCGGCCGCAATTTATATCAGCGGTGCAGTTGTTTTTTCTTTTATTCTATACTTAGTGGTATCAATCCTTTTGTATCGAAAGAGAACGGATGATCTATTTCTGTTAAATGTCACAAAAGGTGCTGTAAAAAAAATAGATACTGAAGAGGCAGAAGCTTTATCTCAAAAGTTAGAAACTATAATGAATGAAAAAACATTGTATAAAAATCCAAATCTTTCACTGCAGGATCTGGCTAAAGAGGTCAATATTACAAGCCATCAATTATCACAGTTTTTAAACAATAATTTAGGTAAAAACTTTACCAGTTTTGTAAATGAATTCAGAATTAGAGAGGCCCGCGAAATTATAATTTCAAATGACAAGCTTACTTTAGAAGCTATTGGTTACGATGTGGGTTTTAATTCTAAATCGACATTTTTTGCAACGTTTAAAAAGTATACCGGAAAAACGCCTTCTTATTACCAAAGCGCAGATTTTAGAAGCTCAAACCAAGTGTGA
- a CDS encoding helix-turn-helix transcriptional regulator, with protein MNVIVGNKLKILRKNKRMSQEEVADFLHISQSAYARMESGESSSWANHILRICEIFEIIPEDLLKVEHKKQDLNGEGFSTTTAHLSGKIIEEYEERIKELKQTIRDLKKV; from the coding sequence ATGAATGTAATTGTAGGAAACAAGCTTAAAATACTTCGGAAAAATAAGAGAATGTCACAGGAAGAAGTGGCAGATTTTCTTCACATCTCACAATCAGCATATGCCAGAATGGAAAGTGGTGAAAGCAGTTCATGGGCGAATCATATTTTAAGAATCTGCGAAATTTTTGAGATAATTCCCGAGGATTTATTGAAAGTGGAACATAAAAAACAGGATCTGAATGGGGAGGGTTTCTCCACTACCACCGCTCATTTATCGGGTAAAATAATTGAGGAATATGAAGAACGTATAAAAGAGTTAAAACAAACCATTCGCGATCTGAAGAAGGTGTAG
- a CDS encoding DUF5808 domain-containing protein — MDFNTKPTKETQNNWNRDPNNWIWGVFYYNPQDKRLFPPKKIKQLGWTINFANPNSICTAIAIIAVLLIFTRNS; from the coding sequence ATGGATTTCAACACTAAACCTACAAAAGAAACCCAAAACAACTGGAACCGCGATCCAAACAATTGGATTTGGGGAGTTTTCTATTATAACCCTCAGGATAAAAGATTGTTCCCTCCAAAAAAAATTAAGCAACTTGGGTGGACTATAAATTTTGCAAACCCCAATTCAATATGCACCGCCATAGCAATAATCGCTGTACTACTAATTTTTACAAGAAACTCTTAG
- a CDS encoding glycosyltransferase, translated as MSIDYSANKTILVAPLNWGLGHATRCIPIIKALQENNYIPIIASDGVALALLRKEFPYIQTLELPSYHIEYAKNAKNFKWKLIKNLPKMIVAILDEKKIVKSWIKKHGIDGIISDNRLGVFSKKVPSVFMTHQLNVMTGNTTWFTSKCHQHIIKKYTECWVPDTNDTINLTGELGHLKTDDLKLKYIGPLSRMRKKDTPKVYDLMIILSGPEPQRTFLDEKLQKEIVNYKGKVVFVQGIVEKTQTKWQAGNVTYYNFMNSKQLEQTFNESEFVLCRSGYTTVMDLAKLGKKAFFIPTPGQYEQEYLAIKLQNENLVPYAMQDDFTIEDLSKVKSFKGLTQFNDTIDWDTLFTVFEDEN; from the coding sequence ATGAGCATTGACTATTCTGCGAACAAAACAATTTTAGTTGCTCCATTAAACTGGGGATTAGGTCATGCGACAAGATGCATCCCTATTATAAAAGCGCTTCAGGAAAACAATTACATCCCGATAATTGCTTCTGACGGTGTTGCGTTAGCATTGTTACGAAAAGAGTTTCCATACATTCAAACCCTTGAATTACCATCTTATCATATCGAATACGCCAAGAATGCTAAAAACTTCAAATGGAAGCTGATTAAAAACCTGCCAAAAATGATTGTCGCCATCCTTGACGAAAAAAAAATCGTAAAAAGCTGGATTAAAAAACACGGAATAGACGGTATTATTTCGGATAACCGACTAGGGGTTTTCAGTAAAAAAGTCCCTTCCGTTTTTATGACCCATCAATTGAATGTCATGACCGGAAACACCACCTGGTTCACCAGTAAATGCCATCAGCATATTATAAAAAAATACACGGAATGCTGGGTTCCGGACACTAATGACACGATAAATCTCACCGGAGAATTGGGTCATCTTAAAACGGATGATCTAAAACTAAAGTATATTGGTCCATTAAGCAGAATGCGTAAAAAAGACACTCCGAAAGTATATGATCTGATGATTATCCTCTCAGGACCTGAACCTCAGCGTACTTTTTTGGACGAAAAATTACAGAAAGAAATTGTCAATTATAAAGGAAAAGTAGTGTTTGTTCAGGGTATTGTGGAAAAAACACAAACCAAATGGCAAGCCGGAAATGTTACGTATTATAATTTCATGAACTCTAAACAGTTGGAACAGACTTTTAACGAAAGTGAATTTGTCTTATGCCGCTCCGGTTACACGACCGTTATGGATTTGGCAAAATTAGGCAAGAAAGCCTTTTTTATTCCAACTCCGGGGCAATACGAGCAGGAATATCTGGCCATAAAGCTTCAGAACGAAAATTTAGTACCTTATGCAATGCAAGACGACTTTACGATTGAAGATCTTTCAAAAGTAAAGTCGTTTAAAGGTCTGACTCAATTTAACGATACGATAGACTGGGATACTCTGTTTACCGTTTTTGAGGATGAAAACTAA
- a CDS encoding porin — MKIKLIAILLLITCVSNAQDLSKEEVKKEVVRLLDSINKAKLPDTQSEKNDDETDKDRWYDKISLRGYAQIRYNGLFSTNDKVSCDQCDRSWGTTSTAPDAKANNGLFIRRARLVFSGQVHPNVFFYFQPDFASSPVTGVQNFVQVRDLYFDLSFDKKREYRLRVGQSKIPYGFENMQSSGQRLTLDRNDALNSAILNERDLGMFFYWAPAKIRERFEMLVKDGYKGSGDYGVFAFGVYNGQIANRLDGNRDLNVVARVTYPFVIGSQIIEPGIQAYAGKWAFSGEISSGVKVNNSQHVKDQRVGATFVLYPRPFGIQTEYNIGKGPRYNSVTNAVDETDLDGGYVLLNYKLDIKKQVIYPFAKFQYYDGGKKYEKDARSYVVRDYEFGIEWQPLKAFELTAEYVIADRTFQDSALPVNRQQGNLLRLQAQFNF, encoded by the coding sequence ATGAAAATAAAACTAATAGCAATTCTGTTGCTAATTACTTGTGTATCAAACGCACAGGATCTAAGTAAAGAAGAGGTAAAAAAAGAAGTAGTACGTCTTCTTGATTCAATCAACAAAGCAAAACTGCCAGACACTCAATCCGAAAAGAATGATGATGAAACGGATAAAGATCGCTGGTATGATAAGATTTCTTTAAGAGGTTATGCACAAATACGATACAATGGTTTGTTTTCTACAAATGATAAAGTATCATGTGATCAGTGCGACAGATCATGGGGGACAACTTCTACGGCCCCGGATGCAAAAGCAAACAATGGTTTATTTATCAGACGTGCACGTTTAGTGTTTTCTGGTCAGGTTCATCCAAATGTATTTTTTTATTTTCAACCTGATTTTGCGAGTTCTCCGGTTACAGGAGTTCAGAATTTTGTTCAGGTTCGGGATTTATATTTTGACCTTTCTTTTGATAAGAAGAGAGAGTACAGATTACGTGTCGGGCAGAGTAAAATACCATACGGTTTCGAGAATATGCAGTCAAGTGGACAGCGTTTAACTTTAGATCGAAACGATGCATTGAACAGTGCCATATTAAACGAACGTGATTTAGGAATGTTTTTTTACTGGGCACCGGCTAAAATCAGAGAGCGTTTTGAAATGTTGGTAAAAGACGGTTATAAAGGATCAGGTGATTATGGTGTATTCGCTTTTGGAGTGTACAATGGGCAGATCGCGAATAGATTAGATGGAAACAGAGATTTGAATGTGGTGGCAAGAGTAACGTACCCATTTGTAATTGGAAGCCAGATTATCGAACCCGGAATTCAGGCTTATGCCGGAAAATGGGCTTTTTCAGGTGAAATTTCATCAGGAGTTAAAGTGAACAATTCACAGCACGTAAAAGATCAAAGGGTAGGAGCAACCTTTGTATTATATCCAAGACCTTTTGGAATTCAGACAGAGTACAATATCGGAAAAGGACCAAGATACAATTCAGTAACTAATGCAGTCGATGAAACAGATCTGGACGGTGGTTATGTTTTACTGAACTACAAATTAGATATTAAAAAACAAGTTATTTATCCTTTCGCCAAATTTCAATATTACGACGGAGGGAAGAAATATGAGAAAGATGCCAGAAGTTATGTCGTTAGAGATTATGAATTTGGTATAGAATGGCAGCCTCTAAAAGCCTTTGAACTTACTGCGGAATATGTGATTGCCGACAGAACTTTCCAGGACAGTGCACTTCCTGTGAACAGACAGCAAGGAAACTTATTGCGTTTGCAGGCACAGTTTAACTTTTAG
- a CDS encoding sensor histidine kinase, with protein sequence MKINFKKTYKFAVKSALYISLFATGFVMILMSLFYKNQLKYQFAFGIIFIISIYAFSFLVLQYRVERFIYRRVKKIYDEVSLLETTTLINQPITTDMETLSREVKKFATDKKLEIEMLEIREQYRREFLGNVSHELKTPLFTVQGYVSTLLDGAMEDKNIRKKYLKRAEKGVERLIYIVEDLDMITKLESGDLDLIMSDFDIVELIQNVFDLLEMKADKKKIKLAFESKNIKSVIIRGDKDRIQQVLENLIVNSIKYGKEGGLTEVGVVNLTKKKVLIRISDNGEGVEKQNIPRLFERFYRVDKSGTRSEGGSGLGLAIVKHIIEAHKEKVYVESEFGIGSEFSFTLEKANKTVKAEVK encoded by the coding sequence ATGAAAATTAATTTTAAAAAAACATACAAATTTGCTGTAAAGTCAGCATTATACATAAGTCTTTTTGCAACAGGATTTGTGATGATATTGATGTCTTTGTTTTATAAAAACCAATTGAAGTATCAATTTGCATTCGGAATAATCTTTATAATATCTATTTATGCTTTTTCATTTTTGGTCTTGCAATACCGTGTGGAGCGTTTTATTTATAGAAGAGTCAAGAAGATATACGATGAGGTTTCGTTATTAGAGACAACAACATTGATCAATCAGCCTATAACTACAGACATGGAAACGCTTTCGCGCGAGGTAAAAAAGTTTGCCACCGATAAAAAGCTGGAAATTGAAATGCTGGAGATCCGGGAGCAGTACCGACGTGAGTTTCTTGGAAATGTTTCGCACGAGCTGAAAACGCCTTTGTTTACGGTTCAGGGGTATGTTTCGACTTTGCTGGATGGCGCTATGGAAGATAAGAACATTCGAAAAAAATATTTAAAGCGAGCTGAGAAAGGGGTTGAGCGATTGATTTATATCGTTGAAGATCTGGACATGATCACCAAATTAGAATCAGGAGATCTGGATTTAATCATGAGCGATTTTGATATTGTAGAACTGATTCAAAACGTTTTCGATTTATTGGAGATGAAAGCCGACAAAAAGAAAATTAAACTGGCTTTTGAAAGCAAGAACATTAAGTCAGTAATCATTCGCGGAGATAAGGACAGAATTCAGCAAGTTCTGGAAAACCTGATCGTGAACTCTATTAAGTATGGTAAAGAAGGTGGTTTGACTGAGGTGGGAGTTGTTAACCTAACCAAGAAAAAAGTACTGATTCGTATTAGTGATAATGGTGAAGGTGTTGAAAAACAAAACATTCCGAGACTTTTCGAACGTTTTTACAGAGTGGATAAAAGTGGAACCCGTTCAGAGGGTGGTTCCGGATTAGGATTGGCTATTGTAAAGCACATTATTGAAGCACATAAAGAGAAAGTATATGTAGAAAGTGAGTTCGGAATTGGTTCTGAATTCTCTTTTACGCTTGAAAAAGCAAATAAAACAGTAAAAGCCGAAGTTAAATAA
- a CDS encoding response regulator transcription factor, which produces MKKTQTKILLVDDEPDILEIVGYNLAQEGYQIVTASNGKEAIAKAQKELPELIIMDVMMAEMDGMEACEHIRKIPELNNVIITFLTARSEDYSQVAGFDAGADDYITKPIKPKLLVSKVKALLRRLKEQEVVSDTLNVGGIEINREEYKIIKGNIEIALPRKEFELFYLLASKPGKVFKRDEILDKVWGNEVVVGGRTIDVHIRKLREKIGEDLFKTIKGVGYKFEV; this is translated from the coding sequence ATGAAAAAAACACAAACCAAGATTTTACTAGTTGACGATGAACCAGATATCTTAGAAATCGTTGGCTATAACCTTGCTCAGGAAGGCTACCAGATTGTAACTGCCTCTAACGGAAAAGAAGCAATTGCAAAGGCTCAGAAAGAATTGCCGGAATTGATTATTATGGATGTAATGATGGCAGAAATGGATGGAATGGAAGCTTGCGAACACATTAGAAAAATTCCCGAATTAAATAATGTTATCATAACATTCCTTACCGCAAGAAGTGAAGATTATTCACAAGTAGCTGGTTTTGATGCAGGTGCAGATGATTATATTACCAAGCCAATAAAACCGAAATTATTGGTCTCCAAAGTAAAGGCGCTGTTAAGAAGGTTAAAAGAACAAGAAGTCGTAAGTGATACCTTAAATGTAGGCGGAATAGAGATTAACCGTGAAGAATACAAGATCATTAAAGGTAACATTGAGATTGCCTTACCAAGAAAAGAATTTGAATTGTTTTACTTGTTAGCTTCAAAACCAGGGAAAGTTTTTAAAAGAGACGAAATTCTCGATAAAGTCTGGGGGAATGAAGTGGTAGTAGGAGGAAGAACGATTGATGTTCATATTCGAAAGCTTCGCGAAAAAATTGGAGAAGACCTTTTTAAAACCATAAAAGGAGTGGGGTATAAATTTGAAGTTTAG